A part of Augochlora pura isolate Apur16 chromosome 1, APUR_v2.2.1, whole genome shotgun sequence genomic DNA contains:
- the LOC144469707 gene encoding PI-PLC X domain-containing protein 1 isoform X2, with product MGVLISPIISKSHINEIEIYWNNVDLKPDEKIVLLDTSHPVFPIVLYNVTSNESSGLEKTGIRAEFVPSSQLSFVRRCYKYSVAKLTAAGDLKDIDCLKTQPTWMKERQDILGARRISQIFLPGTHDSACYMENGKGNFITNSAITQDIDIFGQLIYGVRYLDIRVGHYVLSDEVWWTNHGPLYRSVSLRTVVEQVKQFLNNTEEIVIMDIREFPIGFNDIATHRRLVSYLEDVFQDYFLTNRYGWTTTLNDIWSSGKRLIIGYENTQIVQEHASMWPCVRHQWGNVRNIGNLYRHLNNIENSDSAYRVRPRSAMAELTAGFVDVLSNRLGSLRDMAHRVNANVTNWYSTIWQYSANIVAVDFVRSTGIVETAIKSNENRHLHCRY from the exons ATGGGTGTTCTTATCTCTCCCATAATTTCCAAGTCGCATATCAACGAGATCGAGATCTATTGGAACAACGTTGATCTTAAACCAGATGAGAAGATTGTACTTCTAGACACCAGTCACCCAGTCTTTCCCATCGTTCTTTACAACGTAACGTCCAATGAGTCGAGTGGTTTAGAAAAGACAGGGATTCGAGCGGAATTTGTACCTAGCTCACAGCTATCGTTCGTGCGAAGATGTTATA AATATAGCGTAGCGAAACTAACAGCAGCGGGCGATTTGAAAGATATAGACTGTCTCAAAACGCAGCCGACATGGATGAAGGAGAGGCAGGATATCCTGGGTGCGCGCAGGATCAGCCAAATTTTTCTTCCGGGAACGCACGACTCCGCCTGCTACATGGAGAACGGTAAAGGAAACTTCATCACGAACTCGGCGATAACACAG GACATAGATATCTTCGGTCAACTAATCTACGGTGTCCGATATCTCGACATCAGGGTAGGTCATTATGTTTTATCGGATGAGGTTTGGTGGACTAATCACGGCCCGTTGTACCGATCAGTGTCCTTGAGAACAGTTGTAGAACAGGTGAAACAGTTTTTGAACAACACCGAGGAAATAGTGATAATGGATATTCGTGAATTCCCAATAG GGTTCAATGATATAGCGACTCATCGTAGGCTAGTGTCGTATCTAGAGGATGTATTTCAGGATTATTTCCTGACAAACCGTTACGGATGGACTACCACGTTGAATGATATCTGGTCTTCCGGAAAAAGATTGATAATCGGATACGAAAACACGCAAATTGTTCAAGAACACGCTAGCATGTGGCCTTGTGTTCGGCATCAATGGGGTAACGTCAGAAATATCGGGAATTTATATAGACatctaaataatatcgaaaacaGCGACAG TGCTTACAGGGTGAGACCAAGATCGGCAATGGCGGAACTGACGGCAGGTTTCGTAGATGTATTGTCCAACCGACTTGGAAGCCTTCGTGACATGGCGCATAGAGTAAACGCTAATGTTACTAATTGGTACAGCACCATTTGGCAATATTCTGCCAATATTGTGGCAGTGGACTTTGTTAGAAGCACAGGCATCGTAGAGACCGCCATCAAATCTAATGAAAATCGTCATTTACATTGCCGATATTAG
- the Elm gene encoding calcineurin like EF-hand protein 1 elm, whose protein sequence is MGNRSSLLLREEEIARIQDATGFTPNQIERLYSRFTSLDRGDCGTLSREDFLRIPELAINPLGDRIVNAFFEESGNDRVNFLEFMQVLARFRPIKKNSPNRSNSRQQKLKFAFKMYDLDNDDLISKDELLAILHMMVGANISEEQLTSIAERTILEADENGDGMISFKEFCKALERTDVEQKMSIRFLS, encoded by the exons ATGGGTAATAGATCTAGTCTACTTTTacgagaagaagaaatagCACGAATCCAGGATGCCACTGGAT ttactCCAAATCAGATTGAACGCCTGTACAGTCGCTTCACGAGTCTTGACCGTGGGGATTGTGGCACGTTAAGCCGTGAAGATTTCCTTAGAATTCCAGAATTGGCAATAAATCCTTTGGGTGATAGAATTGTAAATGCATTTTTTGAGGAAAGTGGGAATGACAGAGTGAATTTCTTGGAGTTTATGCAAGTCCTTGCTCGCTTTAGGCCCATTAAGAAAAACAGTCCTAACAGATCGAATTCCAGACAACAGAAACTGAAGT TTGCATTTAAAATGTATGATCTTGATAATGATGATTTAATATCGAAGGATGAGCTTTTAGCTATTTTGCATATGATGGTTGGAGCAAACATTAG TGAGGAACAGTTAACTAGTATTGCAGAGAGAACTATATTAGAGGCTGATGAGAATGGTGATGGAATGATATCATTTAAAGAGTTCTGTAAGGCATTAGAACGAACAGACGTGGAACAAAAGATGTCTATAAGATTCCTtagctaa
- the LOC144469732 gene encoding chymotrypsinogen B — MFSSSVFIFFVIFVSCIFAQFQNFLSDTYATNEINCPNDKICTFIENCPAIVTLMNRNLLHVHRFRQAICGYDNVKIKVCCDLESRVANPAYAPADGTLFRSSNFILECGKSFVSNNFNALGAYPFVARLGFYSTTGETKYPCGGVILNERTILTTASCALSTSDDYKLNFVLVGEFNPETDPECTARKYNISYIIKHPNYQTNTFANNIAMLRLREPIQYTETVQPICLPPKDINPSGDSVLVGWGKLSSQKIKSCQQQSLKMIITSIQECSSYYTQGYSVELCAIGDEMPCSGYSGSPLLYKYGDAYFLLGILSYGSDCDSTANYPSVFINVQRYIRWILENC; from the exons atgttctcctcCTCTGTGTTCATCTTCTTCGTGATTTTTGTATCCTGCATCTTCGCACAGTTTCAAAACTTCTTGAGCGATACGTACGCGACTAACGAAATCAATTGTCCCAATGACAAAATATGCACTTTCATCGAAAATTGTCCAGCTATAGTCACTCTAATGAACCGGAATCTACTTCACGTACACAG gTTTCGTCAAGCGATTTGTGGCTATGACAATGTCAAAATAAAAGTCTGCTGTGACTTAGAAAGCCGTGTTGCAAATCCAGCGTACGCTCCAGCAGATGGAACATTGTTTAGATcgtcaaatttcattttggaGTGTGGAAAAAGTTTCGTcagcaataatttcaatgctTTAGGAGCGTATCCATTCGTTGCGAGGCTTGGCTTTTACA GTACGACTGGGGAAACGAAGTACCCTTGCGGTGgggtaattttaaacgaacgaACAATATTGACTACTGCAAGTTGTGCACTTTCAACGAGTGacgattataaatt gAATTTTGTACTTGTTGGGGAATTTAATCCCGAAACTGATCCAGAGTGTACCGCtcggaaatataatatatcgtatatcatAAAACATCCCAATTATCAAACGAATACATTTGCTAATAACATAGCAATGTTACGGTTGCGAGAACCAATACAATATACTG AAACTGTACAGCCAATATGTCTACCTCCCAAAGATATAAATCCAAGTGGTGATTCTGTTCTTGTTGGGTGGGGAAAACTTTCCAGTCAAAAAA tCAAATCTTGTCAACAACAATCtttgaaaatgataattacaTCAATTCAGGAATGTTCAAGTTATTATACACAAGGATACTCGGTAGAGCTTTGTGCAATAGGAGATGAAATGCCTTGCTCTGGGTATAGTGGAAGTcctcttttatataaatatggcGATGCTTATTTTTTG TTAGGCATCCTGTCATATGGTTCCGATTGTGACTCAACTGCCAACTACCCATCAGTCTTCATCAATGTTCAAAGATATATACGCtggattttagaaaattgttaa
- the Lin-52 gene encoding DREAM core complex component lin-52 isoform X1 has translation MNIMTTEEPVDQPDLICVEESLMSFENLDRASPDLWPEQSESLLQTLYLPLRGSDNVSYMLAVTEVPGVNEFVAQNSPQTEPSSWAASLTADDINHLHQLGNLTMTGLIAEVKKLHDMAYQLGLEEAKEMTRGKYLNIFKHKS, from the exons ATGAATATAATGACTACAGAAGAACCAGTAGATCAACCAG aTCTAATTTGTGTAGAAGAGAGTCTTATGAGTTTTGAAAATCTGGACAGAGCATCGCCAGATCTGTGGCCCGAGCAAAGTGAGTCCTTGTTACAAACCTTATATCTTCCTCTACGCGGAAGTGACAATGTATCATACATGTTAGCCGTTACTGAAGTTCCAGGTGTTAATGAGTTTGTTGCCCAAAATTCACCACAAACTGAGCCATCATCTTGGGCTGCTAGTCTCACAGCAGATGACATAAATCATCTACATC AACTTGGAAATTTGACAATGACTGGCTTAATAGCTGAAGTGAAAAAGTTACACGATATGGCTTATCAGTTAGGACTGGAAGAGGCGAAAGAAATGACACGTGGAAAGTACTTAAATATCTTCAAACACAAATCGTAA
- the Lin-52 gene encoding DREAM core complex component lin-52 isoform X3, whose translation MNIMTTEEPVDQPDLICVEESLMSFENLDRASPDLWPEQSVNEFVAQNSPQTEPSSWAASLTADDINHLHQLGNLTMTGLIAEVKKLHDMAYQLGLEEAKEMTRGKYLNIFKHKS comes from the exons ATGAATATAATGACTACAGAAGAACCAGTAGATCAACCAG aTCTAATTTGTGTAGAAGAGAGTCTTATGAGTTTTGAAAATCTGGACAGAGCATCGCCAGATCTGTGGCCCGAGCAAA GTGTTAATGAGTTTGTTGCCCAAAATTCACCACAAACTGAGCCATCATCTTGGGCTGCTAGTCTCACAGCAGATGACATAAATCATCTACATC AACTTGGAAATTTGACAATGACTGGCTTAATAGCTGAAGTGAAAAAGTTACACGATATGGCTTATCAGTTAGGACTGGAAGAGGCGAAAGAAATGACACGTGGAAAGTACTTAAATATCTTCAAACACAAATCGTAA
- the Lin-52 gene encoding DREAM core complex component lin-52 isoform X2, translating to MNIMTTEEPVDQPDLICVEESLMSFENLDRASPDLWPEQIPGVNEFVAQNSPQTEPSSWAASLTADDINHLHQLGNLTMTGLIAEVKKLHDMAYQLGLEEAKEMTRGKYLNIFKHKS from the exons ATGAATATAATGACTACAGAAGAACCAGTAGATCAACCAG aTCTAATTTGTGTAGAAGAGAGTCTTATGAGTTTTGAAAATCTGGACAGAGCATCGCCAGATCTGTGGCCCGAGCAAA TTCCAGGTGTTAATGAGTTTGTTGCCCAAAATTCACCACAAACTGAGCCATCATCTTGGGCTGCTAGTCTCACAGCAGATGACATAAATCATCTACATC AACTTGGAAATTTGACAATGACTGGCTTAATAGCTGAAGTGAAAAAGTTACACGATATGGCTTATCAGTTAGGACTGGAAGAGGCGAAAGAAATGACACGTGGAAAGTACTTAAATATCTTCAAACACAAATCGTAA
- the LOC144469707 gene encoding PI-PLC X domain-containing protein 1 isoform X1, whose translation MVYCLAILILISPVITIGETLAVGACDSSTANWQSRMGVLISPIISKSHINEIEIYWNNVDLKPDEKIVLLDTSHPVFPIVLYNVTSNESSGLEKTGIRAEFVPSSQLSFVRRCYKYSVAKLTAAGDLKDIDCLKTQPTWMKERQDILGARRISQIFLPGTHDSACYMENGKGNFITNSAITQDIDIFGQLIYGVRYLDIRVGHYVLSDEVWWTNHGPLYRSVSLRTVVEQVKQFLNNTEEIVIMDIREFPIGFNDIATHRRLVSYLEDVFQDYFLTNRYGWTTTLNDIWSSGKRLIIGYENTQIVQEHASMWPCVRHQWGNVRNIGNLYRHLNNIENSDSAYRVRPRSAMAELTAGFVDVLSNRLGSLRDMAHRVNANVTNWYSTIWQYSANIVAVDFVRSTGIVETAIKSNENRHLHCRY comes from the exons atGGTCTACTGTTTAGCTATCTTGATACTCATCTCTCCGGTGATAACGATAGGCGAAACTTTAGCCGTGGGAGCCTGCGATTCATCCACGGCGAATT GGCAGTCTCGCATGGGTGTTCTTATCTCTCCCATAATTTCCAAGTCGCATATCAACGAGATCGAGATCTATTGGAACAACGTTGATCTTAAACCAGATGAGAAGATTGTACTTCTAGACACCAGTCACCCAGTCTTTCCCATCGTTCTTTACAACGTAACGTCCAATGAGTCGAGTGGTTTAGAAAAGACAGGGATTCGAGCGGAATTTGTACCTAGCTCACAGCTATCGTTCGTGCGAAGATGTTATA AATATAGCGTAGCGAAACTAACAGCAGCGGGCGATTTGAAAGATATAGACTGTCTCAAAACGCAGCCGACATGGATGAAGGAGAGGCAGGATATCCTGGGTGCGCGCAGGATCAGCCAAATTTTTCTTCCGGGAACGCACGACTCCGCCTGCTACATGGAGAACGGTAAAGGAAACTTCATCACGAACTCGGCGATAACACAG GACATAGATATCTTCGGTCAACTAATCTACGGTGTCCGATATCTCGACATCAGGGTAGGTCATTATGTTTTATCGGATGAGGTTTGGTGGACTAATCACGGCCCGTTGTACCGATCAGTGTCCTTGAGAACAGTTGTAGAACAGGTGAAACAGTTTTTGAACAACACCGAGGAAATAGTGATAATGGATATTCGTGAATTCCCAATAG GGTTCAATGATATAGCGACTCATCGTAGGCTAGTGTCGTATCTAGAGGATGTATTTCAGGATTATTTCCTGACAAACCGTTACGGATGGACTACCACGTTGAATGATATCTGGTCTTCCGGAAAAAGATTGATAATCGGATACGAAAACACGCAAATTGTTCAAGAACACGCTAGCATGTGGCCTTGTGTTCGGCATCAATGGGGTAACGTCAGAAATATCGGGAATTTATATAGACatctaaataatatcgaaaacaGCGACAG TGCTTACAGGGTGAGACCAAGATCGGCAATGGCGGAACTGACGGCAGGTTTCGTAGATGTATTGTCCAACCGACTTGGAAGCCTTCGTGACATGGCGCATAGAGTAAACGCTAATGTTACTAATTGGTACAGCACCATTTGGCAATATTCTGCCAATATTGTGGCAGTGGACTTTGTTAGAAGCACAGGCATCGTAGAGACCGCCATCAAATCTAATGAAAATCGTCATTTACATTGCCGATATTAG
- the Kin17 gene encoding kin17 DNA and RNA binding protein, whose amino-acid sequence MGKHEVGTPKYIANKIKAKGLQKLRWYCQMCQKQCRDENGFKCHTMSESHHRQLLLFADNAHRYMDQFSREFSQGYLNLLKRQFGTRRVPANRVYQEYISDRAHIHMNATIWVTLTAFVKWLGRTGQCVVDETEKGWYVTYIDRDPETLAAQEKKAKKQKMDKDDEERMMEFIEKQVEKGQQEGSGQMETFKEPLTRSDADAPLVIEMKLNPKPKLLLNPIKQEKDKNKDKGSTSGMSTFNISNIKRETLSDEEEEAVLLEKLEKSKSKLDKDEVNKEGWLREGLTVKLVTKSLGEKYYKSKGIIESVESQNFVAKVKLKSPEDVENHVIKVDQEYLETVIPAIGKDVLVLWGKYKGMKGVVYKLHIENYSIDVQLKRDGTIIKKLPYEQVCKYTA is encoded by the exons ATGGGGAAACACGAAGTGGGAACACCAAAATACATTGCTAACAAAATTAAAGCTAAAGGGCTGCAGAAGTTAAGATGGTATTGTCAGATGTGTCAAAAACAATGCCGGGACGAAAATGGATTCAAGTGTCATACAATGTCGGAATCTCATCATAGACAATTGCTATTGTTCGCCGACAATGCACATCGATATATGGATCAGTTTTCTAGGGAATTCTCCCaaggttatttaaatttgttaaaaagacAATTTGGCACTAGGAGAGTACCAGCTAATCGAGTGTATCAGGAATATATTTCTGACAGAGCACACATACACATGAATGCTACGATTTGGGTTACTCTGACAGCATTTGTAAAATGGCTTGGTCGAACTGGACAATGTGTTGTCGATGAGACAGAAAAAG GCTGGTATGTAACGTACATTGATAGAGATCCAGAGACTTTAGCAGCGCAAGAGAAGAAAGCCAAGAAGCAAAAGATGGACAAAGATGATGAAGAAAGAATGATGGAATTCATAGAGAAACAAGTAGAGAAAGGCCAACAAGAAGGTAGTGGACAAATGGAAACTTTTAAGGAACCATTGACACGTTCTGATGCAGATGCACCTCTAGTTATTGAAATGAAACTAAACCCGAAACCAAAGTTACTTCTTAATCCTATAAAACAGGAGaaggataaaaataaagacaaagGTTCAACTAGTGGAATGTcgacttttaatatttctaatataaaacgGGAAACATTAAGCGATGAAGAGGAAGAAGCAGTTTTGCTTGAAAAACTAGAGAAATCCAAGTCCAAACTAGATAAGGACGAAGTCAATAAAGAAGGCTGGTTAAGAGAAGGCTTAACAGTGAAGCTAGTTACAAAAAGCTTAGGAGAAAAGTACTATAAGTCTAAAGGTATAATCGAGTCAGTAGAAAGTCAAAACTTCGTTGcaaaagtgaaattaaaatctccAGAGGACGTCGAAAATCATGTTATAAAAGTAGATCAAGAATATTTAGAGACAGTAATACCTGCCATTGGAAAAGATGTTTTAGTTCTTTGGGGAAAATATAAAGGAATGAAAGGAGTAGTATACAAACTTCATATAGAAAATTACAGTATTGATGTACAGCTTAAAAGAGATGGCACcattataaaaaagttaccATACGAACAAGTTTGTAAATATACAGCGTGA